A single genomic interval of Gemmatimonadota bacterium harbors:
- the rplU gene encoding 50S ribosomal protein L21, which produces MAYAIIKTGGKQYRAEPGKTLRVATLLGDAGTKVEFNEVLLGSDGRTVKAGVPMLAGAKVTAEIVKHGLGDKIVVFKFRRRKNYAKKQGHRQAFTEIRINDITLG; this is translated from the coding sequence ATGGCATACGCAATCATCAAAACCGGCGGGAAGCAGTATCGTGCTGAGCCGGGCAAGACGCTCCGGGTCGCCACCTTGCTGGGTGACGCCGGTACGAAAGTCGAGTTCAACGAGGTGCTGCTCGGTTCCGACGGGCGCACCGTGAAGGCTGGCGTGCCGATGCTCGCGGGGGCCAAGGTCACCGCTGAGATCGTCAAGCATGGACTCGGCGACAAAATCGTCGTGTTCAAGTTTCGTCGGCGTAAGAACTACGCCAAGAAGCAGGGCCACCGTCAGGCTTTCACTGAAATCCGCATCAACGACATCACGCTCGGCTGA
- the rpmA gene encoding 50S ribosomal protein L27: MAHKKGVGSSRNGRDSNPQYRGIKKFGGEQVRAGNIILRQCGTKWHPGTNVGLGTDYTIFALIDGHVKFEHKNKRRYKVSVVPLVPREPMAATA, from the coding sequence ATGGCACATAAAAAGGGCGTTGGTTCCTCCCGTAACGGGCGCGATTCCAACCCGCAGTATCGCGGGATCAAGAAGTTTGGCGGCGAGCAGGTGCGCGCCGGCAACATCATCCTGCGTCAGTGCGGTACCAAGTGGCACCCGGGCACGAACGTCGGCCTTGGCACGGACTACACGATTTTCGCCCTGATCGACGGGCACGTGAAGTTCGAGCACAAGAACAAGCGCCGCTACAAGGTGTCGGTTGTGCCGCTCGTACCGCGCGAGCCGATGGCTGCGACCGCCTAA